The genomic window AAAGATCATTTTGGGTTTCAAGCAGGCAGTTGGTATTGGCACTTTGTGGATGTGGTGTGGCTGTGTTTATTTGTCTTTGTGTACGTGCTTTAGCCGTGCACTAATACGGCCTTGGATTAGGCATAACCCAGCCCATTTTTAGGGCAAGGATAAGAAAGATGATCACTACCGCAGATAACGCGACGCGGCGCCCTAAATAGTGGCTCATTGGCACTTTTGAATCAGCGTTTTCTCGCACCATACGCACCATTGCGAGAACCAAGTTGAAGATAATAAACAGCAACAACAGGATGATGATGGATTTGAAAAGCAGTGGTGACATTCAATCTCCTAAGCCTTCGTCTTTGAGTCTTAAAAGCGCGGTCTCTAACAAGGTAGCGTGCAAAGTGTTTTGGTTAACCGCGTCAGTATTAACTGTGGTTGTGTTTGTAGCATTGGTCAAATTGGGTTTCTGGCAATTATCCAGAGGCGAAGAAAAGCAACAGCTAGAACAGCAGTTGTTGGATAGACAGCAAATGTCGCCTCTTAGCGTAGAGCAGTTATCGGCTATGGACGCCGGACTCAATGTAACCGGTTTTCCATTACAAATAGACGTAAAACCGCAGGCGTTACCTTTGGTGTATTTAGATAACGTGACCCATGATTCCAAGGTTGGCTATCGAGTGTTGCAACCTATGGCGGTATTTCTGCAACGAGAAAAATATCTATTACTGGTGGAACTCGGTTTTGTGGTGGCATCCATGACCCGAGATGAGCTTCCTAAAGTGGCACCCATTGGGCAGGCGCAACGCTTTACGGGCAAGGTATATCAAAAAAGCACCAACCCTTTAAGCTCCGACGTCATGCTAGAAAATATGCCAGCGGGAATGCGCATTCAAAACTTAAATTTAAGAGAGCTTGCGATTGCGCTTGATGCGCCACTGTTACCGTTTGTGTTTCAGCCTGAGGTTATTGCCAATAGTGATTTGCCTATGCTGTGGTCACCGTATCCAATGACCTCTCAGAAACACTTTGGCTATGCATTTCAGTGGTTTGGCATGGCTGGAGTGTACGCGTTACTGGTGATTTTATTTGTGTTAAGAAAGAGAAAAGTTAAGGAATGACTATGCAAAGCCAAGCACTTTGTTCGCAAAAGGGAAAAGCCAAGCAGAATAAGACTAAGCAGAATAAAGATAAGCAGAATAAGGCTCGGCAAAAACAAGGTCGCGCAAAACTGCTGGCTTTGATTCTGATTTTTGCCGTGCCGGTTATTGCCGCGCATTTGATTTTGCATCAAGGCTGGTATCAATCTGGCGTAACCAATAAAGGCGTATTAATAGAGCCAAGGTTTACGTTTGAATCGGCAAATTTAGTTAACCCTGTTTCTGAGCGTTGGCAGTTGGTGTTTATCGTGCCAGATACGTGTGATGACGCATGTAATCAAAGATGGCATTTACTGAATCAAAGTTACATCGCCCTTGGCGCTTATAGCGAACGAGTGGTGGTCTCTCTTTACACTACGTCGACCTCAGATCAAACGTGGCTTGCACAAAATAGGCAAGAGCGACCAACCTTACTTATTGACCAGAAAAATGCTCCGGTGCATGCGCAAGATTATGTGCTTATCGATCCTTTAGGGCAGTGGGTGATGCGTTATTCCAATATTGGGGCAGACCAGCAAGTGTCGCAAAACAAAGGGCTTATCTCAGATGTTCGGAAAATCTTAAAGTTATCTAGAGTGGGGTAATTTTGTTATGCAAGGAAGCATCTCATTACAACGATTAACTTGGGTCGCGCTGTTTATGACTCTAGTGGTGATAGCGCTTGGCGCCTACACCCGATTGGCCGATGCAGGCTTAGGCTGCCCCGATTGGCCCGGATGTTATGGGCAAATCGGCGTGCCAATGCAAGCTGAAGACATCGCCAAAGCGCAGCAATTGTTTCCACAAAGAGCGGTTGAGCCAAGTAAAGCGTGGCTTGAAATGATACATCGCTATTTTGCGGGGATACTCGGGCTTGTGGTGTTTGCTCTGTCTTATCTGATATGGAAAAGCTCGGTCACGTATCATCCATTTGCCGTTGTGCTTAGCACCATCATTATTGCTCAAGCCGCCCTTGGCATGTGGACTGTCACCTTAAAGCTGATGCCAGTGATTGTCATGTTGCATTTACTTGGTGGTTTCACCCTGTTTAGCTTACTGGCATGGCTGATGTGCCATCTTCGCAGCGCTTCTTTTATGCAAAAACAGCGCACCGCAAACATCGATTATTTATCTACATCATCACTCAGTGTATTACGCGGCTTTACTGTCTTTGCCACCGCGGTACTTATACTGCAAATCATGCTTGGCGGCTGGACCTCATCAAACTACGCCGCCTTAATGTGTACTTCTTTACCCATCTGTCAGGGCGA from Vibrio neonatus includes these protein-coding regions:
- a CDS encoding COX15/CtaA family protein, which encodes MQGSISLQRLTWVALFMTLVVIALGAYTRLADAGLGCPDWPGCYGQIGVPMQAEDIAKAQQLFPQRAVEPSKAWLEMIHRYFAGILGLVVFALSYLIWKSSVTYHPFAVVLSTIIIAQAALGMWTVTLKLMPVIVMLHLLGGFTLFSLLAWLMCHLRSASFMQKQRTANIDYLSTSSLSVLRGFTVFATAVLILQIMLGGWTSSNYAALMCTSLPICQGDWQSHLDFANAFNFIQSGFDDYEFGVLDYGARMTIHVTHRIGALITTLVLLLLMILLYKSALPAAKAYVKVIALGLMVQVLLGVANVVFHLQLLNAVMHNLGAALLLVILVATNHFVWVKVQSSRTQAHDSKREYSV
- a CDS encoding SURF1 family protein, with product MFWLTASVLTVVVFVALVKLGFWQLSRGEEKQQLEQQLLDRQQMSPLSVEQLSAMDAGLNVTGFPLQIDVKPQALPLVYLDNVTHDSKVGYRVLQPMAVFLQREKYLLLVELGFVVASMTRDELPKVAPIGQAQRFTGKVYQKSTNPLSSDVMLENMPAGMRIQNLNLRELAIALDAPLLPFVFQPEVIANSDLPMLWSPYPMTSQKHFGYAFQWFGMAGVYALLVILFVLRKRKVKE
- a CDS encoding DUF2909 domain-containing protein, which codes for MSPLLFKSIIILLLLFIIFNLVLAMVRMVRENADSKVPMSHYLGRRVALSAVVIIFLILALKMGWVMPNPRPY